The nucleotide sequence TTGGTGGTGCGCGGGCAGCATGGCGGCGCGTCGGGGGAGGCTGCCTCTCCGATCGGCGCGGTTGGCCGAGCCATCGCCGCCACCATGGGGATGGCGCTCGGTTTCCTTACGGTCTTCGGTGCCTTTGGCGCTTTGACCATCTCGGCAGCTTCCACGGTGCAGCGATACCTGCCCTACCTGACCGTGCTGATCGGTGTGCTGCTTGTCGGCCTTGGGGTCTGGCTGCTGTCGGGGCGTGAGTTGGCCGCGCTGACCCCCAGCGGGTTTGGTCCGCGATGGGCGCCAACGGCCCGCTTGGGCTCCATGTACGGCTACGGCGTCAGCTATGCCGTCGCCTCGCTGTCCTGCACCATCGGCCCGTTTCTCGCGGTAACCGGGGCGGGCCTGCGGGGCGGTTCAATCCTGGGCGCGGTGGCAATCTACCTGGCCTACATCGCGGGCCTGACCATGGTGGTCGGCGCACTCGCCATTGCCGCGGCGACCGCCAGCTCGGCACTGGCCGACCGGTTGCGGCGGGTGCTGCCGCTGGTCAACCGGATCAGCGGTGGGTTGCTGGTGGTAGTTGGGCTCTACGTCGGCTACTACGGCTACTACGAGGTGCGGTTGACCTCTGGTCTACTGGTCGATCCCCAAGATCGGGTGATCGGTGCGGCTGGCCGCATCCAAGGTGAGTTGGCCGGCTGGGTCCACCAGCACGGTATCTGGCCGTGGGTGGTGGCGCTGACGTTGCTGGTGGCCGGTGCGTTCAGCGTCAGTTGGTATCGGCGGGCCCGTCGCTAAGCGGCGCGCGCCGAGTTGGTCGGGAAACCGCTATCGGAGCCAGCCGCGCCGGCGGCCCCACAGGTCACGAACCAGGACGGCCAACGTCAGTACAGCGAACCCGATGAGGAACCAGTCTTCGACATGGCCGACGTGGTTGCCGCGCAGCATCGCCAGCAGAAACAAAAAGGCGCACGCTCCGGTGATGTGCCAGGTGCGGTAATTGATCCGGCTCCATCCCCAGCGTGCGGACGGCACCTCGGCGATATCGACGCCGGTGAAAGGCTCCACCTCAGTACTGGCCACAGCGATTCCTCCGGATGGGATTGGCTACTGCACGTCTTCGAATCGAACCCGATCATTCTGGCACATCTGCCCGAAGCGCAGACCGGGGTCATCACCTTTGTGCTACCCGTCCGGAGGAATCGCCGTAGCGAAATGCGTCGCCGCTGCCGGTGATGCCTAGCTGGCTAGCTGGGCGGCATCAGCACGGTGTCGATCATGTACACCACGGCGTTGGCGGTTTGCACTCCGCCGCAGACCACGGCCGCGTCACCGACCTGTAGGTCATTGCCAGAACCGGTGACGGTCAGCGAGGCGCCCTCGACGGTGCTGTGGGTGCCGACCACCTGCGACGGACTCAACTGCCCGGGGACCACGTGATAGGTGAGGATCTTTTTCAGCAGCGGCGCATCGGTTTTCAACGAATCGATCGTTGCGGCGTCGATCTTGCCGAACGCGGCATCGGTCGGGGCGAAGACCGTGAATTGGCCGCCGTTGAGGGTGTCGACCAGGTTCACCTGCGGGTTGAGCTTGCCGGACAACGCCGAGGTCAGCGTGGTGAGCATCGGGTTGTTCGACGCCGCCACCGCGACCGGTTCGGCCGCCATGCCGGCTACCGACCCCGGCCCGGTCGGCACTTGCTGTGCGTAGGCACTGCATCCGGGGCCGACCAGCGTGTCTGGCGGGCTGGCCATCGCGCTCGGAGCGGTGGCCACCACCAGGCCTACCGCAGCGGCTGCCGCGAGACCGGTTGCTGCAATTGCTGGGTTGTGGAACTTCATTGCCTATGGCTCCTTTGTTGTCGGGTGGATCTCTGACTGTTATTCGGAGCCGCAGCGGTTTTGGATCGGTGTTGTGGGAAAAATAATTCATCCGTAGGTGAATGAATACACCTGCAATCCTTTGCTGGGATGCACTTCTATCGTGGTTCGCTGCACTTGGTCGCCGGCGACGATTTGATGCGAGGTGGGTGCCCCGCCGATCCGCAGCGTCGTCGACTTGCCGGCTCCGGTCACGGTGAGGGTTCCGGTGCCACCGACCACCAGATAGACGTTCTTGGCGAGGTAGTTCAGCTTGATGCGGCAGTCGTCGCCGTCGGCCGTGGCCCGCTGGTGGTCCAGGGACCAGGGGCCTTGCAGGGCGAAGGTGTCTGGGGGCAGCGCGAGCGGGTAGCTGAACGTCGCCGAACCCTGGTCGTAGCCGCTGCCGGCGAAGTTGACCGCTTTGCCAACGCCGAAATATGTCTCGGGGGTCAGGCTCAGCGCGGGTGTGGTGTCGGCGGCGTCCACCGGTGCCGGCAGTTTGGCGCCCGGATTGGCGTCGGTGAGTAGCCGTCTGATCAGGTTCTCCGTGCCGTCGTAGTCACCCTCGCCGAACTTGATGTGCCGAACGGTGCCACTGGCATCGATCAGATACTCGGCGGGCCAGTACGCGTTGCGGTAGTTCGTCCAGGTCGAATAGTTGTTGTCCAGCGCGATCGGGTAGGTGATGTTCAGATCCGCGGCGCCGGCCGCAACATTTTCCGGCACCTTTTCGAACGCGTACTCGGGTGTGTGCACGCCGATCACTTCCAGGCCGCTGTCTTTGTAGGCCCGGTACCAGCCGACGACGTGGGGGATGGCGCGTTGGCAGTTGATGCATGAATACGCCCAGAAGTCGACCAGCACCACGCGGCCTCGCAGCGTACTCAACCGGATCGGTTGGTGCTCAGGGGTGTTGAGCCAGCCGCTGATTCCCGTGATGTCGGGTGCGGTGCCACAGTCTTGCGGTTGCGCGGCGCCGTTGGTGCAGTTGGAGAGCTGCGCGTTTTGGTCAGTCACAAGACCGCCGATGCCGCCCAGGTTGGTGCCGATCTGGTTGGGGCCGCCCACCTGCTCCGGTAGGCCCTGTAGCGCACTGGTGTAGTCGGGGATGGCCCGCTGCAGAGTCGCGGGCAGATTGAGCACCAGGGCCACTGCCAGCAGAATCGTCACGACTCCGGCCCCAATCCGGATCTCGCGCTGGCGGCGACGAAACGCGCTCACCCGCCCTGCCGTCTCGCGCCCGGCCAGGGCGAAGAACAGCAATGGCAAGGCGGTTCCGAGGGCGAATGCGCAGGTGAGCGCGACGGTGTTGAGCCCGATTCTCGAGGTGGCGCCGGCCAGGATGATAGCGGTGAGCACCGGGCCGGCGCAGGGGACATAGAGCACGCCCAGCGCCAACCCGAGCCCGAAACCGGTGCCGCCAGCACTGATCGAGTTGTGCGGGATGCGGGCAAACGGCCGCTGTAGCCACTGTTCGAGTCGCGGAAAGATCAAGCCCGAGCCGATCGCCACCAGCGCGGCCAGCGCGACCCAGCGGATGGTGTCCTGGCGCAGATGCAGCAACGACAGCAGCGCCGAACCCGTCAGGGTCACCAGGCAGAAGCTGAGCACCAGGCCGGCGATCACCCGATAGGGGCGTGTCTGGACACGCGCGGCCTTCGGGTCCGGCGTACTAACCCCCGTCTGTGTGGTGGCCACCGTGGCGCCGCCATGGGCGCCGGAGAAGAAGACCACCGGCAGCACCGGCAGGATGCACGGCGAGATCCCGGTGATCAGACCTCCGACGAAGCCGACGAGTGCAAGCGTGACCATGTTCACTATTCGAAACTGCGGAGGTCCTGGATGGCTAGTCGAAGCGGCGGGCTGGCCGGGCCGCATTGGGGTCGGTCGGGGCACAATGATGGAGTGACTACTGCCACCGACGGGTCCGCCGACGGCCGCTTGCGCGTGCTAGTGCTGGGCAGCACGGGTTCGATCGGCACCCAGGCGCTGGAAGTCATCGCCGCCAATCCGGACCGTTTCGAGGTCGTCGGGCTGGCTGCCGGGGGCAGCAATC is from Mycobacterium marinum and encodes:
- a CDS encoding cytochrome c biogenesis CcdA family protein, with translation MNSALVALAFAAGSVAALNPCGFAMLPAYLLLVVRGQHGGASGEAASPIGAVGRAIAATMGMALGFLTVFGAFGALTISAASTVQRYLPYLTVLIGVLLVGLGVWLLSGRELAALTPSGFGPRWAPTARLGSMYGYGVSYAVASLSCTIGPFLAVTGAGLRGGSILGAVAIYLAYIAGLTMVVGALAIAAATASSALADRLRRVLPLVNRISGGLLVVVGLYVGYYGYYEVRLTSGLLVDPQDRVIGAAGRIQGELAGWVHQHGIWPWVVALTLLVAGAFSVSWYRRARR
- a CDS encoding fasciclin domain-containing protein, which translates into the protein MKFHNPAIAATGLAAAAAVGLVVATAPSAMASPPDTLVGPGCSAYAQQVPTGPGSVAGMAAEPVAVAASNNPMLTTLTSALSGKLNPQVNLVDTLNGGQFTVFAPTDAAFGKIDAATIDSLKTDAPLLKKILTYHVVPGQLSPSQVVGTHSTVEGASLTVTGSGNDLQVGDAAVVCGGVQTANAVVYMIDTVLMPPS
- a CDS encoding DUF2631 domain-containing protein, with protein sequence MASTEVEPFTGVDIAEVPSARWGWSRINYRTWHITGACAFLFLLAMLRGNHVGHVEDWFLIGFAVLTLAVLVRDLWGRRRGWLR
- a CDS encoding cytochrome c biogenesis protein DipZ, with translation MVTLALVGFVGGLITGISPCILPVLPVVFFSGAHGGATVATTQTGVSTPDPKAARVQTRPYRVIAGLVLSFCLVTLTGSALLSLLHLRQDTIRWVALAALVAIGSGLIFPRLEQWLQRPFARIPHNSISAGGTGFGLGLALGVLYVPCAGPVLTAIILAGATSRIGLNTVALTCAFALGTALPLLFFALAGRETAGRVSAFRRRQREIRIGAGVVTILLAVALVLNLPATLQRAIPDYTSALQGLPEQVGGPNQIGTNLGGIGGLVTDQNAQLSNCTNGAAQPQDCGTAPDITGISGWLNTPEHQPIRLSTLRGRVVLVDFWAYSCINCQRAIPHVVGWYRAYKDSGLEVIGVHTPEYAFEKVPENVAAGAADLNITYPIALDNNYSTWTNYRNAYWPAEYLIDASGTVRHIKFGEGDYDGTENLIRRLLTDANPGAKLPAPVDAADTTPALSLTPETYFGVGKAVNFAGSGYDQGSATFSYPLALPPDTFALQGPWSLDHQRATADGDDCRIKLNYLAKNVYLVVGGTGTLTVTGAGKSTTLRIGGAPTSHQIVAGDQVQRTTIEVHPSKGLQVYSFTYG